Genomic window (Acropora muricata isolate sample 2 chromosome 11, ASM3666990v1, whole genome shotgun sequence):
aaagaagagaactTTCACAAATTAGTGAATTACTTGAGGAGGATAGGGTTCGCTATGGTGGTGTAAAATGTATCCGTTGGTTAGCGAGTCAACACAGGGCTCTGTTGGCACTCCAGAAGCATTACGCTGTTACTGTTTACCACCTTGAGAATACCACTTCAAGTAGCAAAGGTGAGGACGGAGCCAAGGCAAAGGGGTACCTGAAAGAATTGAAGACCGAGCGTTTTGTCAAGATGCTGCACTACATGGTTGATGTGACTGCAATACTTGGACGTCTGTCAAAGCAGTTCCAATATGAAGACCTCTTCATTACGGACATCATTTGCAAAGTCGACAAGGCTAAGCTGCAGCTAGAGGATCTGAAGAAGAATGTTGGAGAGTGCTACAAATCCTTTTCCAGCAACTATGATACCCAGACCGGTAACTTCAAATGTGGGAAGAATGGTGACCAGGTGGTTAAGCTGTCAAACACTGGCGTGAACATGGAGGGGCACTTTAACAAACTTCTCACTGACATCTGCAACTACACCGACAGTAGATTTGAGTCTCTCACAACTCCGCCGATCAGCTGCTTCCAAAGTTTTGATTTCAGGATTTGGCCCCAAAGCAGAAGCGACCTGCTGCATCATGGTGATGGAGACATCAAAACACTGGTCGCTCACTTTTCCAATGTTCTACCAGATGAGACAAGTAATGGTGCTCTGGATCAGTGGCTTGATTTGAAGCTCTTACTCTCACAGCCTGCACAAAGAAAGTTACTTCCGCATGAAGTGTATTCTTCGTTGCTGGCAAACAAGCCAAACAACCTGTCCCACATCCTTCTAGTTGTAGAAATCATGATGGTCTTATCAGCTTCAACTGCAGTCTGCGAGAGGTCCTTTTCGGCCATGAACCGGATTAAGACTAACCTCAAAACTAACATGAAGCAGGAAACACTGCAGGATTTGTTGCTTGTTTCAACGGCAAGTCCTGATGTCAAGGAGTTCTCGCCAGAAGAAGCTATTAGCGTCTGGATCGGCAGCGGCAAGAACAAGAGACACTTCGTCTCTTCTGATGTCCAGCACAACACCGCTGATCGATCAGCTGTTACAGCAGAAGCTGAAGATGCTGAACTAGAGGAACGTCCACCTCTTCCTGCTCTCCCTGCCCTGGATGAGCCTTGATGTGCCTTAAGATGCTGAACAGTCACATTTTGTTGATATTTATAGAACTTTCAGCTTGTTATCTCTGTAGAAAAGTAGTCATAGAATTCAGATGATTCAGATGATTATATATCAGTGTCCTGTCCTCAGAATATTGCTGCTTTAGTGCTATTTATCTATTTCAACTTACTTTGCAAGTTTAATGCCTCGGACAATTATTATACAGTACATGTACATAAAGCATGCGAGTAACCCAGGTCTGTGTGTGCATGAAATAGTGTTGTACTAAAATGTCCGTGGTTTAAGAAACAACGTTAATAAAAATCAGATCAGTtgttaaaataaaaaggaaagatCCTGTTCATTATACAATTTGTTTTACAGctacatttttttaataattcattttttaatttattcattctttgGACGAGTGAATTTCACTTTCGGACAACCAAAATCTGAGTGGCACTTGTCCAATGGAcaagtggaaagaaaaaaaagttttttgccCTGAGCCACTGGTCATTCCATTGACCATGCCAAAACCTGAAATGAAATTGTTATCACATATCACAAAGCAGCCTTCTAACCacttttaaatttgttattgaTGTTTAACAGTATAAACAGGCTCACACAACCCAAAATCTGtatgaaattttattgttgtgaaAGTCAAATCTCACAAGAAATGACAAACTTTAGCAATTATTCGGGAGATTTCATAATCTAATCTGGAGACTGGGAGATAGCGTCGTTATCTAGGAGAGTTGGCAACCCTGCATCTTCTCACGGTGTCTTCCATCTAATCATTGGACACCATGTTGCACAGCCGAATTACGGTTTGAGCGCCCCAAGGTTCGAGCGCCCCTGCTTTGAGCGCCCCACATCTTGGTTCTAGTGCCCCCAGTTTAATTTGGTGTAAGTTTTGTTGGGTATTGATGGAGATCGCAATAGATTTATTTGTTGGCtacaaaacttctttcgcttttgtgTTAGCTACCGACGCCGTTAAATCAAGCAAACATTACTACGCAATTTTCATTCCCGCTACTCGATTTGCATCACAGAGACATCAATAAACGTTTTCTCTCTAATTTAAGGTTTAATGTGTTTCGTTGGGTATTGATCGAGATCGAACTCGATTAATGTGGACGCCGTATAAAGGTCGAGCGAAAACTATGatttaaaatatatacaaaCACACATAAACATTTACTTACAAAAACGATTTATTGAATTCGTTTAATCATATGTTTAACCATATGGCGCTGGAACCAAGACGTGGGGCGCTCAGACCTGGGGCGCTACAACTTGGGGGCACTCAAACCGGATACCGCACAGCCTATTGGCGGAAATGTTTCATTTAATATACTGTGCCGCATGTTCTAGGCAGAAAATGCTCAATGGATATTCGACAATAAAATCGTGAATCGATCTATAGAATTGAATGGGTAGGTGGAGTGAACAAAATGTATAAACG
Coding sequences:
- the LOC136890084 gene encoding zinc finger protein 862-like; amino-acid sequence: MSANLLDLWKIGGKRKAESSTDQNPSSEKAKKNERRIRKFQPAWKKEFPWVEYNEEKIEMFCVVCRKYPTVADKGSRLYTGINGSSNTGFRRDSLSSHDKSQSHYFCLQRAKNEERPEQAPLEQISRKMDKESKGKLEKLFNTAHFVAKEKLAMAKFPSLCDLQEKNGLDVGKHYRNAAACKTFIGAIADSERNETRNDIHNSNFFSVLSDGSTDSGVIEQESVFVRYIKEGNVKTTLADIVDLESGNAEGVLGGIDKALSRVGVTVETQSKKMVGSNFDGASVMMGQKTGVATRLKERIGNHHVTTHCVAHNLELAIADAIKEVSHYSKFEETVKGIFKFYFYSPKKRRELSQISELLEEDRVRYGGVKCIRWLASQHRALLALQKHYAVTVYHLENTTSSSKGEDGAKAKGYLKELKTERFVKMLHYMVDVTAILGRLSKQFQYEDLFITDIICKVDKAKLQLEDLKKNVGECYKSFSSNYDTQTGNFKCGKNGDQVVKLSNTGVNMEGHFNKLLTDICNYTDSRFESLTTPPISCFQSFDFRIWPQSRSDLLHHGDGDIKTLVAHFSNVLPDETSNGALDQWLDLKLLLSQPAQRKLLPHEVYSSLLANKPNNLSHILLVVEIMMVLSASTAVCERSFSAMNRIKTNLKTNMKQETLQDLLLVSTASPDVKEFSPEEAISVWIGSGKNKRHFVSSDVQHNTADRSAVTAEAEDAELEERPPLPALPALDEP